A window of the Sporosarcina sp. FSL K6-2383 genome harbors these coding sequences:
- a CDS encoding ABC transporter ATP-binding protein, translated as MAAFTIEQAAIGYSNSLIIDDLSVSIPEGKITTIIGPNGCGKSTLLKAISRILKMKSGAVYLDGQAIHQLGTKEVAKKMAILPQTAEAPSGLTVFELVSYGRFPHQNGFGSLKKEDYDYIYWAIEVTGLQEFKDRPIEALSGGQRQRVWIAMALAQDTKILILDEPTTYLDLAHQLDILLLLKRLNEEEGRTIVMVLHDLNHASRFSHYMIAMKNGALITEGTPEKVMTCSNLQLVFNIDASLATCPFSANPICLSYQLCQRER; from the coding sequence ATGGCAGCTTTTACAATAGAACAAGCGGCAATTGGCTATTCGAATTCGCTTATTATAGATGATCTAAGTGTGTCCATTCCTGAGGGGAAAATTACGACGATCATTGGTCCGAATGGCTGTGGTAAATCAACGCTTTTAAAGGCTATCTCCCGCATATTAAAAATGAAAAGTGGCGCTGTTTACTTGGATGGGCAGGCGATACATCAGCTGGGAACGAAGGAAGTAGCGAAGAAGATGGCGATTTTACCACAAACAGCAGAAGCACCAAGTGGATTAACGGTGTTTGAACTTGTTTCTTACGGTCGCTTTCCTCATCAAAATGGATTTGGCTCTCTAAAAAAAGAAGACTATGACTATATTTACTGGGCAATCGAAGTGACTGGTTTGCAGGAGTTTAAGGATCGTCCCATTGAAGCATTGTCTGGTGGTCAACGACAACGCGTGTGGATCGCGATGGCACTCGCTCAGGACACTAAGATTCTTATACTCGATGAGCCAACGACTTATTTAGATTTAGCACACCAATTAGATATTTTACTTCTGTTAAAACGTTTGAATGAAGAAGAGGGACGAACGATTGTGATGGTGTTGCATGATTTGAATCATGCCTCTCGTTTTTCTCATTACATGATTGCAATGAAAAATGGTGCGTTAATAACAGAGGGAACGCCGGAAAAAGTGATGACTTGTTCAAATCTACAACTGGTATTTAATATAGATGCCAGTCTAGCGACTTGCCCATTCAGTGCTAATCCAATTTGTTTATCCTATCAATTATGTCAAAGAGAAAGGTAG
- a CDS encoding helix-turn-helix domain-containing protein produces the protein MVKEIGQIIGNIRRSKGYSQEYVSRGILSQGTYSKFENYNIGIRITTFNRILEKLEISPEEFEYIKNGYKYTFREEIINKVFNLSYNNEEILDDILSDTSVYLKGNEDLLIKNLSKICTSLILLSRTSNIEEARIPLKKVWDILSKRNHFYIIDIYLINSILFLFPLETALEIRNFTFRSIERYKNFQDVERLKINISINIMLLLIKEKRFKEAYLESEQIINLCKQHQDYFRLAICYVRKGICMNHIEMSGKEWIQKGKNILTAIEEVAAVKLLEDEIKLYG, from the coding sequence TTGGTTAAAGAAATAGGTCAAATAATAGGCAATATTCGTCGAAGTAAGGGGTATTCGCAAGAATATGTTTCAAGAGGTATACTATCTCAAGGTACTTATTCGAAGTTTGAAAACTATAACATTGGAATCCGAATAACAACTTTCAATAGAATTTTAGAGAAACTAGAAATATCCCCCGAAGAATTTGAATACATTAAAAATGGGTATAAATATACTTTTAGAGAAGAAATAATAAATAAAGTTTTTAATCTATCATATAATAATGAAGAGATTTTAGATGATATACTCTCCGATACTTCAGTATACTTGAAGGGGAATGAAGACCTTCTTATAAAGAATCTGTCGAAAATTTGTACTTCCCTAATTTTATTAAGCAGAACAAGTAACATTGAAGAAGCGCGAATTCCTTTAAAGAAAGTATGGGATATACTATCCAAGAGAAATCACTTTTATATCATAGATATTTATTTAATCAATTCAATACTATTTCTTTTTCCTCTTGAAACTGCTCTGGAAATTAGAAATTTCACTTTTAGAAGTATTGAACGCTACAAAAATTTTCAAGATGTTGAACGCCTGAAAATTAATATTTCTATTAATATCATGCTTCTTTTGATAAAAGAGAAAAGATTTAAAGAGGCCTATTTAGAATCAGAGCAAATAATAAATCTATGCAAACAGCATCAAGACTACTTTCGACTTGCCATTTGTTACGTTCGGAAAGGGATTTGTATGAATCATATAGAAATGTCGGGGAAAGAATGGATCCAGAAAGGAAAAAATATACTAACAGCTATTGAAGAAGTTGCAGCAGTTAAGCTTCTTGAAGATGAAATAAAGCTATATGGTTAG
- the arsC gene encoding arsenate reductase (thioredoxin): MSKKTLYFLCTGNSCRSQMAEGWGKKVLGDEWQVLSAGIEAHGVNPSAVKAMNEVSIDITTQTSDIIDPQILHNADFVVTLCGDAADKCPMTPPHVKRAHWGFDDPAKAGGTDEEKWAFFQRVRDEIGVRITQFAETGE, from the coding sequence ATGTCAAAAAAGACATTGTATTTCTTGTGTACGGGTAATTCTTGTCGGAGTCAGATGGCTGAAGGTTGGGGGAAAAAGGTTCTTGGTGATGAATGGCAAGTGCTTAGTGCAGGAATTGAAGCGCATGGCGTTAACCCTAGTGCGGTGAAGGCGATGAATGAGGTGAGTATTGATATTACGACTCAAACGTCGGATATCATTGATCCACAAATTTTACACAATGCAGATTTTGTCGTTACGCTTTGTGGCGATGCAGCTGATAAGTGCCCGATGACACCGCCTCATGTTAAACGTGCTCATTGGGGATTTGATGATCCAGCAAAGGCAGGAGGAACAGATGAAGAAAAATGGGCATTTTTCCAGCGTGTGCGTGATGAAATTGGTGTGAGAATTACGCAATTTGCTGAAACAGGGGAATAA
- a CDS encoding iron ABC transporter permease, producing the protein MKKIQILPKGQHQARTKNLVIIGILSLLIVLVFIISMNTGFIKLTPLEVIRTLFGLGTDKQQLILFEFRLPRIIISILVGMGLAVSGCVLQGISRNALADPGILGINAGAGLAVMLFISFFPSTTATPVFFLPLLAFSGAGVAAIIIYSLAYKRHEGITPMRLLLTGVAVAAGISSAMIVLTLRLSPENYQFVATWLAGSIWGSNWKFVLALLPWIMVLMPFVFAKARVLNVLNLGDLTATGLGASIEKERRVLLAAAVGLAGASVSVSGGIGFVGLIGPHLARQLVGARHQFLLPTAALTGGLLVLIADTIGRWILQPSEIPAGIVVAVIGAPYFLYLLSRLKD; encoded by the coding sequence ATGAAGAAAATTCAGATTCTACCAAAAGGGCAGCATCAGGCAAGAACTAAAAATCTAGTCATTATTGGCATTCTTAGTTTATTAATCGTTTTGGTTTTCATCATCAGTATGAATACCGGTTTTATTAAACTCACTCCGCTAGAAGTCATTCGTACACTATTTGGACTTGGGACAGACAAGCAACAACTCATTTTATTTGAATTTCGATTACCACGTATTATTATTTCCATTCTGGTAGGAATGGGACTTGCGGTATCGGGCTGTGTGTTACAAGGAATTTCCCGCAATGCTTTGGCCGATCCTGGCATATTAGGGATTAATGCAGGGGCAGGACTCGCTGTCATGCTATTCATATCTTTTTTTCCATCGACTACAGCTACACCCGTCTTTTTCCTACCCTTGTTAGCATTCTCGGGTGCAGGCGTAGCAGCTATTATCATTTACTCGTTAGCGTATAAACGACATGAGGGGATTACTCCTATGCGATTGTTACTCACTGGGGTAGCCGTTGCAGCTGGCATTAGTTCAGCCATGATTGTGTTAACACTAAGGCTTAGTCCAGAAAATTATCAATTTGTTGCGACTTGGCTAGCGGGGAGTATTTGGGGATCGAATTGGAAATTTGTCTTGGCTTTATTGCCATGGATTATGGTCTTAATGCCATTTGTTTTTGCAAAGGCGCGTGTCTTAAATGTGCTGAATTTAGGTGATTTAACAGCTACGGGTTTAGGTGCATCGATTGAAAAAGAGCGACGTGTATTGCTGGCGGCAGCTGTGGGACTCGCTGGTGCTAGTGTATCCGTCAGTGGAGGGATTGGATTTGTTGGACTGATTGGTCCGCATTTAGCGCGTCAACTAGTTGGCGCGAGACACCAATTTTTATTGCCGACAGCGGCTTTAACAGGAGGGCTGTTGGTGCTGATTGCGGATACAATCGGTCGCTGGATTTTACAACCATCGGAGATTCCAGCTGGGATTGTCGTGGCAGTCATTGGGGCTCCGTACTTCCTTTACTTACTGTCGCGTTTGAAAGATTGA
- a CDS encoding iron-hydroxamate ABC transporter substrate-binding protein: MMFTNKKMTVMIASFLALVLLLVGCSDKNNEATEKEVEQSEPAVEETATERTVTDAMGHEVIIPANPQRIIASYLEDNLVALGITPVAQWSVKEGASIQTYLQEYLKDVPTIPHDLPFEVVTSFTPDLLLMEAAQAVEGSKYEQYAKIAPTYVVKVENNSDWRDKLLTVGEVLGKTDEAKQVLADYDKKASEAKQIIQDTVGTESAAAIWLVSNNFYIVSENVSSGAVLYGDLGLTTPNVVKEISSTATANWSAISLERLAELDADHIFLINSDIGNGAEMLKDPLWSNIPAVKNGRIYEYGAETSWLYAGAIANSQIIEDVVESMTK, translated from the coding sequence ATGATGTTTACGAATAAAAAAATGACTGTAATGATCGCTAGTTTTCTAGCGCTTGTACTGCTGTTAGTTGGCTGTAGTGATAAAAATAACGAGGCTACGGAGAAAGAAGTAGAGCAATCTGAGCCAGCAGTTGAAGAGACGGCAACAGAACGGACAGTAACGGACGCGATGGGACATGAAGTGATTATTCCTGCTAATCCGCAACGTATTATTGCTTCTTATTTGGAAGATAATTTAGTGGCGCTCGGGATTACGCCGGTGGCACAGTGGTCGGTTAAAGAGGGGGCAAGTATTCAAACTTATTTACAAGAGTATTTGAAAGATGTACCTACTATTCCACACGACTTACCATTTGAAGTTGTAACCAGTTTTACACCAGATTTACTACTTATGGAGGCAGCGCAGGCGGTAGAAGGGTCGAAATATGAGCAATATGCTAAAATCGCGCCTACCTATGTTGTAAAGGTAGAAAATAATAGCGATTGGCGAGACAAGTTATTAACTGTTGGTGAAGTTTTAGGGAAAACAGATGAGGCGAAACAAGTACTAGCAGATTATGATAAAAAAGCGTCTGAAGCGAAGCAAATTATACAGGATACTGTTGGCACTGAGTCTGCGGCTGCGATTTGGCTGGTCAGTAATAACTTTTATATCGTCAGTGAAAATGTCTCAAGTGGTGCCGTATTATATGGTGATCTTGGTTTAACAACGCCAAATGTCGTCAAAGAAATTTCGAGTACAGCGACGGCTAACTGGTCGGCAATTTCTTTGGAGCGACTAGCAGAGCTTGATGCAGATCATATTTTCTTAATCAATAGCGATATAGGGAACGGCGCTGAAATGTTAAAAGATCCTTTGTGGAGCAACATTCCTGCCGTGAAAAATGGTCGCATTTATGAATACGGTGCAGAGACTAGTTGGTTATATGCCGGAGCCATTGCTAACAGTCAAATTATTGAAGATGTAGTAGAATCCATGACGAAATAA
- a CDS encoding iron ABC transporter permease translates to MSTPAEAATEREELTKIKKHSRPVIAIAVLFGGMFALLMAIGLSISFGAADIQLATVWTAVFQFNPDLTPHQIIREIRLPRVLGAAMVGACFAVAGALMQGLTRNPLADSGLLGLNAGAAFMLAICFAFLPGLPYMYLIMYSFLGAGLGVGIVFGVGSMSRGGLTPMRLVLAGAAVSALLGALSEGVALYFRIGQDLAFWYAGGVSGTKWIHLQIMSPWIIAAMIGAVILSRSITLLSLGEEVAIGLGQRTKSIKLIGMLIVLVLAGAAVSVVGAVGFVGLIVPHLTRFLVGHDYRWIIPCSIVLGALLVVLADLAARMINPPFETPIGALIALIGVPFFLYLARKGGKEL, encoded by the coding sequence ATGTCTACTCCAGCAGAAGCAGCTACGGAAAGAGAAGAGTTAACAAAGATTAAAAAGCATTCCCGTCCCGTCATAGCTATTGCTGTGTTATTCGGAGGTATGTTTGCGTTACTGATGGCAATTGGTTTGTCGATTTCATTTGGAGCTGCAGACATTCAATTGGCGACCGTTTGGACAGCGGTGTTTCAGTTTAATCCAGATTTAACACCACATCAAATTATTCGGGAAATACGTCTGCCACGTGTACTAGGTGCGGCAATGGTCGGTGCATGTTTTGCTGTTGCAGGAGCGTTGATGCAAGGATTGACGCGAAATCCTTTAGCAGACTCAGGGCTACTTGGATTGAATGCTGGAGCTGCATTTATGCTGGCGATTTGTTTCGCTTTTTTGCCTGGTTTACCTTATATGTACTTAATTATGTATTCCTTCTTAGGTGCTGGTCTAGGTGTTGGAATCGTCTTTGGAGTTGGATCGATGTCCAGGGGTGGTTTGACACCTATGCGGCTTGTGCTGGCAGGTGCAGCAGTAAGTGCATTGTTAGGGGCGCTTAGTGAGGGAGTTGCTTTATACTTTCGAATTGGCCAGGATTTAGCCTTTTGGTATGCTGGCGGCGTATCGGGAACGAAATGGATTCATCTGCAAATTATGTCCCCATGGATTATTGCAGCCATGATAGGTGCCGTTATTTTATCTCGCTCTATCACGCTACTAAGTTTGGGTGAAGAGGTGGCCATTGGGCTTGGGCAACGCACAAAGTCGATTAAATTGATTGGTATGCTTATTGTCCTTGTTTTAGCAGGCGCAGCTGTTTCGGTTGTGGGTGCAGTCGGCTTTGTCGGATTAATTGTTCCGCATCTGACACGTTTTTTAGTAGGGCATGATTATCGCTGGATTATTCCTTGTTCGATTGTACTTGGTGCACTGTTAGTTGTTCTTGCTGACCTTGCCGCGAGAATGATTAATCCGCCATTTGAAACGCCTATTGGTGCATTGATTGCTTTAATTGGTGTTCCGTTCTTCCTGTATCTTGCACGAAAGGGAGGAAAAGAATTATGA